atagatagctagagagagaaagatacagatgatagatagagagagagagagagagaatgtgtgtgtttgtgtgtctgtctctgtgtgtgtgtgtgtgtgtgtgtgtgtgtgtgtgtgtgtgtgtgtgtgcgtgtacgtgtacgtgtacgtgtttgtgtgtgtgtgtgtgtgtgtgtgtgtgtgtgtgtgtgtgtgtgtgtgtgtgcgtgtacgtgtttgtgtgtgtgtgtgtgtgtgtgtgtgtgtgtgtgtgtgcgtgtgagagagagagtgagagcgagagcaagagcgagagcgagagagacatcTTACATCTTGAGATTGGTCAACTTCCTGTGCTGCATCTCACACATCTCAGAGTGTGACAGGAGTATAAGGGTGTCAGCATGCTGTGgtgacagacgcacacacacacacacactcatcttcCACTGGATTTTCACCCTCTTTTTGATCATCCAACAGGTAAAGTCTCACTGTGAGCTCATTTTTACGCGTACTgtaaaaatgtaggctactacTGCACCACAGGTGTCTGTTAAACAGGATCAAATCATAATCTGATATGAAATgacttgtgtgtgggtgtgcactGTATGTTCTTACTTGAGAATCACAACGTTGTACTCAGAGATGTGAGAGCAGGGGATGTATTAGCTACaaacagggttcaaaattagcaccatccaccagccaaatgctggtataATATGCAAGCGGCAGGTAGATTTGCTTCATTGATCAACAATGGtgatctattgagtggctggtcaaatttgaacatttcaccagccatttggctggtggacaaaaaaagttaattttgaactcTTGCTGATTGCAAATGAAAATAACTTCTCACTTTTCTTTTCCATTTGTACCAccatccaaatggaaaagcatccaagcacacatactgtacattaacaAAAGCCAAATGTTTGATAAAGTCATGTTTCATTGCCTGTAGAGGAAACCATAAAGATCATTAGATTAATTAGTTGCAGAGTGCAACAATGAATTCAACCCAACCCAGTTCTGCTTTCAGCAGGAACTGCAGGCTGAGAAATAGACCATGTTCCTCTTAAGAGGAgtcactacaggtgaatagggtaaCACATTACAAATAGCACCGTGAATGTACACAATCACTTACAATAAGGCAAATACTCAGAGCACTgtcttattattaaatatatgcTGTTATTTACAACTCCAGAAAAGAAATTTGGAAATTGGATAAAGTGAGGTTCAaaatgattttgttttattttgctgacatactatactcaaaggtttttacagagggaaTTTTGGATATCTCTTTTTGTTACtccataaatcagaaaatactgtcaataaaaattaaaaaaaaaacaaattcacatGTTTTTAGGTATAAAACATCATGTAAATCAGTCTATGAATGATATATTAGAAATGAAATACAAACCTTCAGAATATAGATAGGAATGAAACTTACAAAGTCGGAAGTGGACATTCCTGGCtcagagtagggctgggcgatatggagaaaatcaaatatcacgatatttttgaccaaacacctcaatgtcgatattgcaacgatattgtaaggttgacaattggtgctttcacaaaatatcttccacatttagattttagataaataatcttcagtaatgtgaatataatgactgagtgggtaaaggcaaataatagaacagctacaacagtctggtaggttcagaaaatgacatcactttattgtaatgcagcctttaaaaccaggaaaagactaaacttaccATGTAACGATATTACAATCCTttaaaatctaagacaatatctagtctcatatcacgatatcgatataatattgaaatattgcccagctctagctcAGAGTATTGGAacaaaactcattttgagaaagcAGCCTTTATaagattttatattttaagatatgtacagtatgttgtacTATATTGTAAAATTCCATTCTCTTTTcaagacactacaggtgaatagggtaaCAATTTGAACTAATACTATGTATGTATGAGCAGACCAGCGTAAAAAAAGACAtaagtaataacaataaaaaatgaGTTCAGACACATAATGAAGATGATGATCACAGGGAGTTATCACCTTCATGGACTGTAGAAAAGGGCGTAGGTCGATGCAGAACAACAAACATGTATTCAGCAGAGCGGTGCagaacagctgcagcaacagcaGATATAATCAATATGAGCTGGTTTGTTAAGGAGGAACTATCTTTAAAGGGGAAACACATCACCAAAAATGGTCATGCATTGTCATTGCATACCCTGCAAACCCTGAAGTGGCTTTGTCTCATTAGTCAGcgtgtgaaaaaaaacatcacgtGTTAGTCACGTAAGCACTTTTGTTCAATGAGAGTAATACAGCTGTTACTGTCGGGCAGTaaccttgtatctccatatatttaatctttttcatgttttttttcataaatcaatgtACCCTTTACGTCTACTtgtgggttttacaaatatttaaacagcgACGACTTCATCTGAGGTAAATAGCtcaataaaatgtcttcaaattagCCTTTTTTCATTTGCTGAAAAACAACCGTTTTGTATATACAAGGTTTTCACCCGACAGTAAAAATATACAACATGTCATAACAAAGTAGGCCTGTATGACGTGGTTAAAGCCACTATAAAAGAGTTCAACAGTGTGGTGAACAaggactctggattttatttcaagaccggtcaataccacaactgcagggatatcactaaGTTGCCTCTGCATTGTCTAATTGTATGTATAACATCAtcactgtgattggatgtaaagcttcctgcttcaaatacaaccaataacttgactaatttctaatttgaaatgtgttactgttaacCCCCTCTCCCCGCCCCCCTTAACACacactcccaagaaagtgaatgcgggagacaggagaagctctggctgtctggcaTTGGTCTGGCTgctcttgactcggtctcaaccccttaaagtcttggtcttgtcttggtctcgatacactctggtcttggtgatgactcgatctcggtttaggtggtcttgactacaacactggtaaTTACTCTCACAAAGACGTTTTCTAaccactcttctctctcttctccatcTCAGGTCATTATGTCCACCAACGCCTCCGACGCCTGTTACAGCAACATCACCGGACACGCTGACATCTTCCTTGTGTGCATGCACTcctttattttcattgtggGTCTCCTTTTTAATGTCCTGTCATTGGTCGTTTTCTGCTGTCAAACCAAATCCAGATCGCAAACCATTGTCTACATGACTAACCTGGCCTTAGCAGATGTGCTGCTCATCCTCACACTGCCCATGAGGATCTACTACTATCTGGGCTATCATGGCCTTCCTCAGCGGCTGTGTGAAGTCCTTGGTTTGGTCCTGAAGGCCAACATGTATGGGAGCATCTTCCTTCTCACGTGCATGTGCTTTGACCGTTGCATGGCCGTCTCCTTCCCTATGTCATCTCGTGTCCAGGCAGGGAGAAAGAAAGCACCGCTGGTTTGTCTTGTAATATGGATGCTCACCTTCGGGGCCAGCTTGCCCATCTACCTTAAACCAAAAACTGCGAACCATAAGGAGTATTGTTTTGATAGTTTTCCGGTCTTTGCCACAAACCCAGTGGTGGTTGTACCCACTCTGTTTGTGGGGTTTGGGATCCCGCTAGTAATCATGCTGATCTGTTCCTGGGGTTTGGTCCGTGCTGTCCGACGAAGCTCAGTGGCCCAGACCAACCTGGTGGACAGCAAAAAGATCCACAGGATGATTGCCACCAGCCTCCTCATTTTCCTACTCAGCTTCCTCCCTTACCACGCCATGctggctctcctctctttgtATAGAGAAAATACAACATGCCCCATGCAGGATGCATATCGCTACAGCCTAATGTTGTCATGTCTCAACTCAGTACTAGATCCCATTGCGTACTACTTCACTACGGACACCTTCAGGAGGAAAATGGACATAGGTGCTGTTCGGAGTATGTTTCCTTTGAATAGTCAAAGTTCTGATGTGAACAACAGGAGCAGAATGCTTAACAGCTAAAAGACTGCTGGAGAGCCACCCAAAAGACACTGCCATCCAACAAACTCCAAGGCCAACTGTCAACAAcacaacttgtttttttttactttatgaaTGCGTACGTTTGGAGTGAGATCATGTTGGCTTAGTTCCACTTTTTAACATTAAGTTGGCAGATTTCATGTTTCCAGTGACCATATTCCACCTGCGATCTTCTGTAGTTTGTAGGGTTCAGTTTAAGGTATACTGTTTGACCCAGACAGCGATTAAATCTGTAACTCTCCCTCAAAAGAACCATTCCATTCTTCACCCCAGTCCATGTCGGTGCCACCACACAAAAAGGGCTGCCCTCTGGAGTGTCCACAAGCCAAAACACTGATTTACAAGCCCAACAACTATGTACTTTtatatattcattttatttgtttttgtacaaTTATACATGTATTTTCTATAGTAATGTAGATGCATTTTTCAAGTCCATCTGGAAAAGTGTTAAGCCAATAAATGATATGTAGCAGtgagtgttttctttctttccctacagagaaacaacagatacattttatattatacaGTTAACAATTTAAAGATTATAGTTGCCGCTATATGATTAATTAAAGGATACACTATTTGTTTTGCAAAGTGTAACACGGAAACTCAAAAAAACAGAGATGTGAGAGATGAAGTATGAATGACTCTTAAAGGTGTAGgtcaacatttttggaaatgtgCTTATTTGTTTAGATAAGTGTGTGTGCGAAGCTGGAGAACATTAGCCTAGCTTAGTGCAAAGACTGGAAGTGGGGGGAAAACCGCtagctggctctgtccaaagttaaaGAAAAATACCCCTACCAGCATCTGTAATGCTCACTGTTTAACAGGTATCTCATTTGTTTACTAACAGAAATgcaatatatataatgtatgacAACCTGTAATTTTAGGGGGAGTGGCCCCGAAGGACAAATCCCATTAAAACTGAAAACACAAGTCCAGTAAACTTGAAATCTTCTGACGTGGCCTTGGGATCGTACTGTAGCTTTATTAACCTAAATGCTTTTCTGCACAGCTACAGGTGCTTTTAGCTTTATATGTCCAAATATTGTTTTGTCTGGCGTGTGGGTTTAAATACTAGTTGCAGCAGTAGTATTGGACATTGATCTAATca
The sequence above is drawn from the Sander lucioperca isolate FBNREF2018 chromosome 17, SLUC_FBN_1.2, whole genome shotgun sequence genome and encodes:
- the LOC116036061 gene encoding lysophosphatidic acid receptor 6, producing the protein MSTNASDACYSNITGHADIFLVCMHSFIFIVGLLFNVLSLVVFCCQTKSRSQTIVYMTNLALADVLLILTLPMRIYYYLGYHGLPQRLCEVLGLVLKANMYGSIFLLTCMCFDRCMAVSFPMSSRVQAGRKKAPLVCLVIWMLTFGASLPIYLKPKTANHKEYCFDSFPVFATNPVVVVPTLFVGFGIPLVIMLICSWGLVRAVRRSSVAQTNLVDSKKIHRMIATSLLIFLLSFLPYHAMLALLSLYRENTTCPMQDAYRYSLMLSCLNSVLDPIAYYFTTDTFRRKMDIGAVRSMFPLNSQSSDVNNRSRMLNS